A window from Artemia franciscana unplaced genomic scaffold, ASM3288406v1 Scaffold_1393, whole genome shotgun sequence encodes these proteins:
- the LOC136042508 gene encoding uncharacterized protein LOC136042508: protein MLLSTPALVNVPGPTSFEYLRTVNGTIHDTYRSACQALNLLENDQHWDNCINDACETSTPSQIRALFGIILTTCSPSAPTELWEKYKSIMSEDILHQKRLETSDMTFDFTSEIYNYTLVIIEDLCVCMANKPLQDLGMPSPNRTAAVSTCVELDREQSYSTNDLLSYVQNNISKLTSEQKDIYNTIMHFVDNNVGEIFFLDAPGGAGKTFVIKLILASIRSKNDIALAIASSGIAATLLPGGRTAHSALKLPLNLYSTETPTCNISKPSGMGKVLQQCKLIIWDECTMAHKKSLEALDQCLKDLRGNSKPFGSTLILLAGDFRQTLPIIP, encoded by the coding sequence atgcttctttctacgcctgctttggtgaatgtacccggtccgacgtcctttgagtatttgagaactgtaaacggtactatacatgatacttaccgtagtgcatgccaagctctgaatttattggagaatgaccaacactgggataactgcatcaatgacgcgtgcgaaacgtcaactccaagtcaaattcgtgcattgtttggcatcatactaacaacttgctctccatcagctcctacagagttatgggaaaaatataaatcaataatgtccgaagatatactccatcaaaaacggttagagacatcagatatgacttttgattttacatcagaaatttataactacactttagttattatagaagatttgtgcgtatgtatggcaaacaaacctcttcaggatttgggaatgccttcacctaatcgtaccgctgctgtttcgacatgtgtagaattggatcgtgaacaaagttacagtacgaatgatctattgtcgtatgtacaaaataacatttccaagttaacgtcggaacaaaaagacatttataatacgataatgcattttgtcgataacaacgttggagaaattttctttttggatgcgccaggaggtgctggtaaaacgtttgtgataaaactgattctggcatcaattcgatcaaaaaatgatatagcgttggcaattgcgtcgtccggaatagccgcaacgttgctgcctggtggaagaactgctcattccgctttgaaattgcctctgaatttgtattctacagaaactcccacgtgcaatatttccaaaccatctgggatgggtaaagtattgcagcaatgtaaacttattatttgggacgagtgcacaatggcacacaaaaaatcgctcgaggctctggatcaatgtttgaaagatttgcgagggaattcgaaaccctttggcagcacattaatattgcttgcgggagatttcaggcaaacattacctataataccttga